GCACTGACGGACATGAAACTGATTCTCTCACCAGCAAATACTGCGCTAGAGCGGTCTTCTGAGGAATCTTCAGATATAAACCCCCAGTTATGTCACAAGCCTGTAAAAACAGAGGTTACTTCTCATTTTATTTCACATATGGACAACTTTGTATATCATAACTAACAAGTTtcagaaatatatatacaaatattgcAATAATGTAAATGAGTACTGGGAATGTTGATTATTGTGCTTCTGTTCTCTTTTGCATGATAtgtgatcatttatttttttgtttttattttacatgtaaACATAGCCTTTGTTCAATAATTCTAATCTACTATTAAAAAATGCTCACAATAGGCTATAGTACAGATTTTCATTCTTGCACAGACTGCTGGGGTACATGGACATAAAacaaagtacagtacagtagtagAAAGCAAAATGAAGGAAGTACGCCAATGCATGGTACATAAGACAAATAAGACGAAACCACAGATGTTAACTGTGTTACAAACAGTaataaagttattattataGATCAATAGAGCAATATTTAACGCTAGTTTTGGATTCAGTATCGGTAACGATAAAGCGATACACTTTCTCAACTAAAGATGTTATAACCTTTTTCTTTATGTAATGTTATGTTTTTCTGTAGTTATATATGTCAAGGTAttaatcttattattattatgcctCTCTATTtgcatgtgtttctgcatttcatagctctgaaactttagTTTATAAGTAcaacatataaaaatatataaacactataaatatcagaaTTCACAGCCATCTATTGATATCGATCTCGGTATTGGCAGATACTTAGCCCTAAGCCCTAAAATTATGTTTAGCAATAAGATGGATATGGTTATTACCAAAATCCATCCATTATAATTTAGTGCAACAATTCTGATGATGATTTATCTAAATTTACATTATTGTCCGTTAATGGCCACCAATACAAAGTAGATGAATAATGAGACTGATTTATAGGACATGGGACAATCTTTAAGCTTAAACTCATTAAGCTTACTTTAGCAGTCATTAGTTACAAAAATGATAGATGGTAAAGCAAACCACGTAAAAAGACATACCTGCTGCAATAGACCTGAGTCTGAGTCCAAGACACACGCATCAATCAAGATATTCTGGAAGTGTAAGTAAGAGAAGTGTAATTGGTCATGGTCATATAAAGAATTTCCTAATAAAAACGGAGTGAAATCTCACCAAATACCTGTTTCTGTGCGGCAAAGATTACATTCATGAAGTTCATGTACTGCAGAGCACAATCCTCAGCTGCTTTTACCACCTGTAAAATTCAATCTAGGTAACCATGCTTAGATGAATTTGTactcagaaaaaaaagaacccaAAGGAAACTAGCTGCTTaccaatatccttgatttcatgTCTTGACCAGCTGAGAATAAAAATGTAACAATTCACTACAGACATAAAGGTCACTCTCGAAACAGATCTTTAACAAATTAATAAGACAAACTACAGCTGGAAACGAATGTAATCTAAATCTGGTTGGGATTGGAGGGAAATTGTAGGGACTGAAGTATGTCTGCAAGAAGAGTTGCCTCTAACCTAAATCATTATTCaacgcttaaaaaaaaaacaatgattaaCTCAAACTTTACCTTCCAATTCTTTAGAGACTCTATGAATATCTGAGTGTTATGCCATTTAGGAGAATTCTACAGATGGAGGACAAATTCAGAACAGTTTATGAACTGTGGTTTAAGACAACagaaacacttaaaagaatgtAAGGAAAGTGCACATTTTCAACTTGTTAAAGGATACAACAGAGAGCTTTGGCAAGAGATCCAGCCAATAAGGTGTCAGTCTGGTGCCCTTTCACCTGtgctttaataaagaaaaacaaaaagatataCACGCTGCAGTTAGGAGTGTAACCCTACGCCGGCCCACCATTCATTTCCAATGCTGAGAATAAATTTTTCCCCTGATTCTTTTTTAACCAAATTAGAAAGAAGAACAAATATGTCTATCTATGTTGATGACACTATTGCTTGTAGGCGGGAGACTAGAGCTTGGAGGTGGGAGCATGACATCACCGCactggagtgggtttttttacTTGCAAACTTTGGTGTTATAGAGGTACCTAATTTGAGTATGATATGATCATACTCATTACATCATGTTGTCACAATATGCCTTTCAGAGCACCATGTAACTGTGGAAAATATCTGGAGACCACAGACCTGCCTGTTCATTAGAAAGAGGGGACAGTTTGTTGTTTTTAGCTTGTGTGAATTCAGTGCAGCACAGATGAAAAATGATTTGTATTTTGAcagtatttaatatatatatatttcatagtTGTTCAAATGTCTTGAAGAATTATGATGTTAGATGTTGGATATATCACCCACTCCTAAGCTGCTATTATTATGACAAACACTGTGGCAAATGGAACACAATACCAGTTGCCATTCAGCTAGGAAATTAAAACTAGTGGTAAAGGTGGGAAATATGCAAAAACATGCAAGCTATGTAACTCACTTCTAGCCATGAGATTTCTGATCTCCTCGGCAATGAGGTCGTTTGCTACCGACAGGAGCTCGTATTTGCCGTCGCCGCTGCCAGGTGGCACCTCATCCCCTGCAATGTCCCCAGCTTTCCAGTGCTTGTTTGGGTATAGAAAATGGCTTTCAGAGGAAAGAAGAGACGAAAAATGGACAGTGAATCCATTGTTCAGACAGGCACATATAGAATTTTAATGAAACGCATTTTCTTATTTAG
This Salminus brasiliensis chromosome 20, fSalBra1.hap2, whole genome shotgun sequence DNA region includes the following protein-coding sequences:
- the gtf2h3 gene encoding general transcription factor IIH subunit 3 isoform X2, which translates into the protein MVMANSHLVMTRTNKLAIVASHCQESHFLYPNKHWKAGDIAGDEVPPGSGDGKYELLSVANDLIAEEIRNLMARTQVKGHQTDTLLAGSLAKALCYIHRVSKELEAGQDMKSRILVVKAAEDCALQYMNFMNVIFAAQKQNILIDACVLDSDSGLLQQACDITGGLYLKIPQKTALAQYLLWVFLPDADQRSQLVLPPSVHVDYRAACFCHRNLIEIGYVCSVCLSIFCNFSPICTTCETAFKIPLPQMMKPKKKKLKTAN
- the gtf2h3 gene encoding general transcription factor IIH subunit 3 isoform X1, whose product is MASEDEVSLLVIVVDVNPIWWGQQAQREPEFTLSKCLDAVMVMANSHLVMTRTNKLAIVASHCQESHFLYPNKHWKAGDIAGDEVPPGSGDGKYELLSVANDLIAEEIRNLMARTQVKGHQTDTLLAGSLAKALCYIHRVSKELEAGQDMKSRILVVKAAEDCALQYMNFMNVIFAAQKQNILIDACVLDSDSGLLQQACDITGGLYLKIPQKTALAQYLLWVFLPDADQRSQLVLPPSVHVDYRAACFCHRNLIEIGYVCSVCLSIFCNFSPICTTCETAFKIPLPQMMKPKKKKLKTAN